GCTGCGCACCAGTTTTGAAAACTCTTACGAAAGTGTGGTGGAGTCGACCCGCAAGCGAAATGACTCTCGGGTAACTTTTGGTATTTCGGTGGGAAATAAATAGATCCTGGCGGCGTCTCCTTTGTAAGGGAAAGACATTTATAATGATGTCTTATCAAGAGCACATTATATATTCAGAATTTGTGCTTTACTAAGTAACCATCACATTCCCAATCTCGCAATGAAAGAGTCACAGGATAACCGTCGTCAGTTTATCAAGAATTCGGTCAATACCGCCGCCAGTCTAATGATGTTACCAGCATTAACCAATGAAGTACTCGCTTCGGTACCTGCCCAAACAGCTGAGCCGGTCCCGGCGGTGGCGATGCCGCCGAGAATTAAATTTTCTGTGATTGGAATTAACCACGGCCACATTTACGGTCAGGTGGAGGCAGTGACCAGAGGTGGTGGTGAGCTGGTTTCGTTCTATGCCAAAGAAGCAGACCTGGCAGCCGCATTTGCAAAGCGCTACCCGAATGTGAAGCAGGCCCAGAGCGAAGCGGAGATCCTGGACGACAAATCCATTCAGCTGATATTGAGCTCAGGTATTCCTGATGAGCGCGCTCCATTGGGCGTAAGAGTGATGAAGAGTGGGAAAGATTATATGGTCGATAAGCCTGGTATTACATCGCTAGAACAACTGGCGCAAGTCAGGAAGGTGCAAAAGGAAACCAAACGTATTTATTCCATCATGTACAGCGAGCGCCTTGAAAACCGCGCGACGATCAAAGCCGGTGAGCTTATTAAGGAAGGTGCGATCGGAAAGGTGGTGCAGACGATCGGGCTAGGGCCGCACCGCATGAATGGTAGCACGCGCCCTGAGTGGTTTTTTGACAAAAAACGTTTCGGCGGTATTATATGCGACATTGCCTCTCACCAGTTTGACCAGTTCCTTTTCTTCACCGGATCCACCAAAGCTGAAATCGTTGCTTCCCAGGTAGGGAATGTAAATCATCCTCAGTATCCCAAATTTGAGGATTTTGGAGACACTATGCTGAGAGGAAATGGAGGCGCAGGCTACATTCGCGTCGATTGGTTCTCCCCCGACGGCCTTAAAACCTGGGGTGACGGACGTTTGACGGTACTGGGTACGGAAGGTTATATTGAAATTCGTAAAAACATTGACATTGCTGGCAGAGAAGGCGGAAACCACCTTTTCCTGGTTAATAATAAAGAAACACAATACATCGATTGCAGCAAGACCGAGCTTCCTTACGGCCGCCAGCTTGTCGACGATGTGGTCAACAGAACTGAGACTGCTATGTCGCAGGAACATTGTTTTCTGGCTACGGAACTGGCCCTGAAGGCTCAGAAGAATGCGCAGAATGTTGCGACGCTGAGTTAAAAGGGCCGCATTGATCCGTCCGCTCACTTAAACCATCTCAATATGAAACTGAGTTTGATTTTAGGGATTTTCCTGGCAGGTACCGCCTGCGCCCAGGATCTTGTCAGCAACGCTGACCGTGAGATTGTTTTCACCTCTGTGAATGTGATCCCAATGGACCGGGAGACGGTTTTGAAGGATCAAACGGTGGTGGTTAAAAGCGGACGGATTACAGCTTTGGGTGAAAGCTCAAAGATTAAGTACAGCAAAAATGCATTGGTCGTCAATGCAAAGGGCAAGTACCTGACTCCGGGCTGGTCGGAAATGCATGCGCATGTGCCTGCGGTGGATGATCTGGCGCCGATGAAAGAGGTACTGATGCTTTATCTTGCCAACGGGATCACCACCATCCGCGGCATGCTGGGCAATGCAAAGCATCTTGAATTAAGGGACAAGGTCAGAAAAGGAGAGATTCTTGGGCCGAATTTTTACACCACCGGGCCGGCATTCAGCGGGCAGACCATCAAAACGGCGGCAAGAGGTATCGAGCAGGTCAAAGAAGAGAAAGCTGCCGGATATGATTACCTGAAATTGCTTCCCGGCTTGACCAAAGAAACATTTCCTGCTATTGCGAAAACCTCCCGGGAACTAGGTATCGGCATGGTAGGCCATGTTTCGTTTAATGTAGGAGTATGGGCTGCCATTGATGCCGGATATTCTTCGATTGATCATTTGGACGGTTTTGTGGAAGCCATTACGCCCGGTATCGATACGTTGGCCGAACAGGAAACAGGCCTGTTTGGTGCCTGGATCGCATATTCTGCTGATACCACAAAAATCCCTGCATTAATAAAAGCATTAAAAGAGAAAAACATCAGGGTGGTGCCAACCCAAGCCATTGCTGAGCGCTGGCTTTCACCATTGCCCGCCAGTGCGTATGCCACGGATCCGGATTTGAAATATATGAAACCGGAAGAGGTAAAAAACTGGATGAATGCAAAGACTGGATATACGGGTAATGCGAAATTCACCAAAGAGCACGCCGAAGCTTTTGTCAATATCCGTAGAAAACTGATTCTGGCTTGTCAGAAAGGTGGGGTGCAGTTGATGCTCGGCTCCGACGCCCCGCAGGTTTTGAATGTACCGGGCTTTGCTACACATCATGAAATGAAGTACCTCACACTGGCTGGACTTACACCCTTCGAAGCATTGCAAACCGGAACTGTCAATGTTGCGGATTACCTCAAAAAAGTTGATTCGGGAGTCATTAAAACCGGTAACGCTTCGGATCTGGTACTTTTGAGCGGCAATCCGCTGGAAGACATTAGCCAGACGAAAAATATCGAGGGCGTTATGATTGGCAGCAAATGGTTGCCCAAGTCTTACCTGCAAGCTGAATTGAAAAAACTAGAAAAGCAGTAATTAGTCTTCGTAGATCATTTTTCGGGTCATTCCTCCATCGATAACCAGGTTGATGCCTGTGATAAAATCGTTGGCAGGGTCAGTCAGGTAGAGGCACGCTTTGGCGATATCTTGGGGCTTTCCGACGCGGCCTGCCGGATGCTGAATGTGATCCGTTGGTTTTAATTTCTGATAATCTCCCGTCTCAATCCAACCCGGGCTGATTGCATTCACTGTAATCCTGTCAGCACCAAGTGAGATAGCCAGGGCGTGTGTCAGCGCCAGAATCCCCCCTTTCGAAGCCGCATATGCTTCGGTATTGGGTTCGGACATTAAAGCACGCGTTGAGGCAATGTTGACAATGGAGCCTTTTTGGCCGATGCTCATGACCTTGGCCACTTCCCGCGAACACAAAAATGTACCACGCAGGTTGGTATTGATCACGTAATCCCAGTCTTCGACTGGAAGGTTGTAGGGTGAATTGCTTCTCCCGAGACCTGCATTGTTGATGAGCACGTCAATGTTGCCTAACTCGTCATGTTCTTCTTTGACAGCGCGGACGATGTCGCTGGGCACGGTAAGATCAATGACACGTGAAATGATCCTGAACCCTTCCTTTTCCAATGTTGCCTGTACATGCCGAAGCCCATCCGCATCCCGGTCCCAGATGACCACGGTCGCGCCCTGGCGCGCATATTGTTCTGCAATGACGCTTCCGATGCCACTTCCGGCACCGGTTACGATTACGACTTTATTTTGATAGGTTAACATTTTGCTTTTACATAAATGTCAGATACTGCTATTGCGAAAGTGCTGCAAAATCTTCGTCAGACAATTCAATGTTGGCTGCTGCCAAGTTTTCATTCAAATGTTCCAGCGAACTTGTGCCCGGAATCAGGAGGATATTGGAAGCGCGTTTTGCAAGCCAGGCTAATGCTATCTGGGCGGTAGTAGCCTGATGTTTTTCAGCAATACTGGTGATTTTGCTTTTCAATTTATCCGGGCCCGAAGCCAGCGGATACCAGGGAATAAATGCCATTCCTCGTTGAACCGTATAATCCAGCACATTCTCCCACTGTCTGTTACCCAGGTTATATAAGTTTTGAACAGATACAATTGGAATCACCTTTTCTGCACTCTCGATCTGTTTGACATCTACTTCCGAGAGGCCGACATAGCGGATCTTACCAGCCTGCACGGCGTCTACCACAGGTCCGAGCGTCTCAGCAATGGGGAATTTAGAATCGAAACGGTGTAGTTGCCACAGATCGATCACGTCCAGTTTGAGTCGTTTTAAGCTTCCTTCGATTGCTTCTTTAATGTGTTTGGGATCTCCGTTGACGATCCATTTATTAGGCCCGGTTCTTTCAAATCCGCCCTTGGTTGCGATCAATAGGTTTTTGGGATACGGATACAAAGCATCTGCGATGAGGACTTCGTTGGTATGCGGGCCGTAAGAATCGGCTGTATCTATAAAGTTTACCCCGGCAGCGACGGCGGCTTGCAGCACCTTTTTGGCGGTATCTCTGTCGGGCGCATCTCCCCAGACGCCCTTGCCGGTCAGCTGCATTCCACCGTAACCAACTCTATTAATTTCGATATCTCCGCCTACTTTGAATGTAGACGCGCTTTTTGTTGTGGAACTCATGTTACATCTGTTAAAGGTTGCTCATTTTAAACCAATCGCCGGGATTATTCATTCACCTGGGACGGTTTCCGACGATATTAATTTTGGTTTACAAATCTCACGCCAGGGACGGTCCGCCTGGCACAGTTTTATTTTAAGAGAAGTAACCAAATGCGTTAAATACTATGAACACGACCATATATGAGGACCGTGCCAGAGAACTGGTATCGGAAATTTTGCAGATTATTGAAGCGAAAGGATTGAACCTGGAAAGCGCTTTGGAGGAAGCAGGTATCTCCCAGGAATCGGCCAATCATTTCATTCGGAACAAAGGTGTGCCAAGCCTTTCGGAATTTATCGCCCTGTGTCAGATTTCAGGCATTCAGTTTCACTTACCATCCATAGAAACCCCCAATACAGCCATGTAAGGGCGTATTTAACCAACTTCGAAATTGAAATCACCATTCATGACAAGTTTGGCGTCAATGGCTTCGGGGTTTCCTGGAATTTGTAGCCCCTTTATTTTGGTGGTTTTGCCTTTGCTAAGCAGGTCGAAGACATGCTTGTCAGTTAGTTTTTTGCCTAAAAACTCGAATGGTATCTTAAACCCGCATGCCTGAAAGTTGGCGCAGCCGTAAGCAGTTTTGCCTTTTTTGAGCAAATGCTGCTTGCATTTGGGGCAAGTGAGGGTCTCTATTGCGATCTCTTCTTTTGGCTCTTTGGGTTTGGGCTCTTTTTTTGCTTTTTCTTCTTTTTCAACCACTACTACTTCTTCTGCGATGGTGATCGCGCGCGTACGGTTGCTTTTTACTTCCTGGGTCAGGTCTACAACCATCTGGATCAACTCTTGTTTAAAAGTTTCCATCCCGTACTCGCCTTTTTCGATCAGCCGGAGTTTACGCTCCCAGTTTCCGGTCAGTTCCGCGCTTTTCAATAACTCGTTCTGGATCGTGTCAATCAGGTCCATACCGGTTTGCGTAGCGAAGATATTTTTCTTCTTTTTTTCTATATACCTGCGTTTGAAAAGCGTTTCAATGATGTTGGCGCGGGTGGATGGCCTGCCTATTCCATTGTCTTTGAGTAGCTCACGCATTTCCTCGTCTTCAACCTGTCTTCCGGCGGTTTCCATTGCCCGTAGCAAAGTCGCCTCAGTGTAGGCCTTTGGAGGAGTGGTTTTTCCCTGATGCACACGCGGTTCGTGCGGGCCGATTTCCCCCACTTCAAAGTTAGGCATCACCTTTTCTTCGTCGGCAGCTTCCTTTTTGGCACTGGCGTCATTGGCATACACCGCCCGCCAACCCGGTTCAAGGATTTGTTTTCCGGTAGCTTTAAATTCGACCTGGCCCACTTTCCCCAAAACGGTCGTGTTTGAAACCTTACATTCCGGGTAAAAAGCGGCTATAAACCGGCGAACGATCAGGTCATATATCCGTTTTTCATCCTGGCTGATGTGATTTGGCAAAACACCCGTCGGGATAATGGCGTGGTGATCTGTAACTTTTTTATCATCAAATACCGTCTTGGATTTAGGAATAGGTTTTTCCAGAATAGACGCGGTGTATTGCGCGTAGTAGGTCAGCTCCCGCATGATTCCCTCAATCTTGGGGTGCAGATCCTCCGAAAGGTAAGTGGTATCAACCCTGGGGTAGGTCACAAACTTTTTCTCGTAAAGGTTCTGAATATGTTTCAGTGTATCTTCCGCTGAATAACCGTATTTTTTGTTGGCTTCTACCTGTAATGAGGTTAGGTCAAAAAGCCTTGGATTGCCTTCCTTGGCTTCTTTTTTCTCAAATGATGTGATTTCAAAATCGTGTTGCAGCAGGTACGCCAGTCCTTTATTGGCTTTTTCCGCGCTTCGCATCCGGTCAATGGTTGCGGTGAATTCTGTTTCCCGGTAAATGGTTTTCAGCTCCCAGTACTCCTCAGAAACGAACGCGTCAATCTCCTTCTGGCGCTGGACGATGAGGGCCAGGGTAGGGGTTTGCACGCGCCCTATCGAGAGCACTACCTTACCCTGCCCGAATTTTTTGGTGAACAGGCGCGTAGCATTCATTCCCAATAGCCAGTCACCGATTGCCCTGGCGCTGCCGGCTGCATAAAGATTGTTGTATTGCTCGCTGTCTTTTAGTTTTTCAAAGCCGTCACGGATCGCCTGTTCGGTAAGCGACGAAATCCAAAGCCGCTTTACCGGTACCGAGCATTTGGCTTTCAATAAAACCCACCGCTGGATCAGCTCACCTTCCTGGCCCGCATCCCCGCAATTGATAACCTCCTCGCACGCCTGTATCAAATGTTCGATCACGCCAAACTGTTTGACCGCGCCCGCATTGTCTATGAGTTTAATGCCGAAGCTCGATGGGATCATCGGGAGGTCTTCCAGCCGCCACGATTTCCATCTTTCGGTATAATCGTGCGGTTCTTTCAGAGTGCAGAAATGCCCGAATGTCCAGGTAACCTGATATCCGTTGCCTTCATAATAACCGTCCTTGCGCTGATTAGCCCCGATTACATTCGCTATGTCTTTTGCCACACTTGGCTTTTCAGCAATACAAACTTTCATATTATTCTTTACAAACGGCAATGCTCAGTGATTGGCTCTGCTTCCGATTACCTGGTTTTACGTTCACTGAGGTTGGCAAAGTTTATGATTTTTATTGAAACTATCGCACCGGATTTTGCCAATTGGGTGGCTGATATAACCTGTACGAGCGTCCACGATGCTGCAAAAAACAGCTGAAATTGACCGGATACTCAATATTTTAAGTTTTTGAGAAAAAATTTTTAAATTTTTTTTTGAGCCGCGTGACATTTCTGAGGGAAATATTCGGCGAATTTGCCTATTGGTATAGTGCACTCAGAATATTATTTGGATTTCAATGCTTTTTGTGAAATTTAATAATAGCCTTTGTTCGGTAACAGTAACAAGGTAATAAGGTGCTTTACCGACACAGAATTTTTTTAGGCGACAAATTGAAAAAATAAGTGACATTTAAATTTTCAATCTTTAAATAATACCATTTTATTTAATCAATTTTTAACCTCGTTTTGTCGATTTTTGACCCTGTTTTGCCATAGATAGTTTTGTTTGTTGTTGCACTGAACGTTTGTATTCAGAATATTGTAGTATATTTGTACCAGAATTAGATACTAGAACAAGAAACAAACAGTAAACACTATTACCAATGAAAAATGCAAAAAACATGTTAGTTGTAGCCTTGATGGCAATCACTAGCGCCGCTTATGCCAATACGAATAACTCCACATATAAAGTTGAAGAGAAAGTTAAGGTTGCAGTTTTGAACAACGCGTTACCCGCAGCGCTTCCAGTTTTGGAAACTCCTGCTCCACAAAACGCAAAAGCTACAAATGACACCAATAAACACAGCGCAACACAGAAAGCAGCTATCGTAGGACTTCAGTTGAAAAGTAACACTACGAAGTAATTTAAAGAAACCTTAGTTAGAAGGTTTTGTTGCCAATTAGAATTAAAAAGAGGAGAATTCATTTCTCCTCTTTTTTTGTGCATTAACTTTTATTGACCAGAACTACCTACCTAAAAAAGCTTCCAATCGAGATCATCAATAGCAGTGATTCTTCTTTGGAGGTTCCCGCGCTGACATTGAAGGCGAACTGTTCGCGGAACGGAGTAACATAAAAGCCACCACCATAACCCTGATGCCAGTAGCGGGCACTCGAAGGGTCTGATTCCGCCCAGACACGGCCTACATCATAAAAGCCCCTGATCCCGATCTTCAATGGGATGAACGTGTTTTTTGTTTCGGTCAGCTGGTAGCGCAGCTCGGTGTTCAGGAATGCCTTGGATTCGCCTGTAAACCGGTTTCTTTTGTAACCTCCCAGGTCATTCAATTGTCCGATGGAGAAGAGCTTGTAAAAAGGCAGCTGACCTTTGGTGACGCCTCCGCCAAGTCGCAGTCCGAATGTGAGCGGGTTTTTGGTACGTGTGGAAGCATACTGTTCCAGTTCCAGCTCGGAAATTGAAAATACCTTGTCCTCTGACTTGGATATATGGCCCACGTGTTGGGTCAGCTGTACCATGAAGCCTTTTTCTGCTAATGATGCCCTGTCCCGAAAATCAAGGTTTAAAATCCCTTTTGCATAGAGCAGATTAAGTTTTTTTACCCCGAAAATGTCAGGATTGTCAAACAGGTAGCTGTTATTTCTTTTAATGCCCTCGTCTATTTCGTAGTTCGCGGTCAGCTCTATTTTGCTTTGCTTCCAGAACTGGCGTTGCGCCCCGGCAGAAACTGACACTGAATTGTATTGGGTACGGTAGTAATTTTTAGGCGCGTCATTGTTTTTCCTGGTATCGTTGCCAATGCCAAAGAAAAAGTTATAGTTCAATGGTCTGGAAATCATGATTTGAGAAATCCCGTCCCATTTACCGATCAGCTGCCGAAACTGGTTCGCGTAGCTGAATTCGTAGTTGCCCTTGATGCTGACAGAGGCTTTGAACGCATGCTTGGACGAGAAATCAGGTTTTGAAAAGCGTTGACGGGTGAAGGTCACCCCGCCGTGCAAAGCGACTCCGGTGAATGGGTTATAGGTGATCAGCCCAATTGGCATATAAGTATTGTACTTGAATGCATTCCTGTTGTATTCGTACAAATGCTCATCCTTCGGTTTTACATTGCGTCCTTCGCTTCCCAGGTCCATGGCGGTATTCTCGCCTTTTTCATAGACCAAGGTTGCAGGTCTGCCACCTTTGACATCGGAATGGTCTGTAACCGAATCGTCCCCGCCACCACTGATCACACGCACCAGGATCGATTTGGGTGCTTCTCCTTCGATATCGAACACATCATCACCAAGTAAACCGAACAACCTGATTTCACGGGTTTCATTGGGATAAAAGGTTCTGTGATAGTAAATTCTGGAAAGGTCAGCCTGTTTGTTTTCTTTACTGACATCATACACAGTTACCTCCACTGAGCCGTCGGGCATGCGTTTAACCTTAAAGTACTCCGCTTTATTGGAGCCTACCACATCCACCTCCCTGGCCAGCATTTCGTAATACTGAGCTGCATAGGTTTGCAGGTCTTTAATGCGGATTTTTAGTTTTCGCTCAATTTCTTGTCCGTCTTTTACATAGATCTCAGCGGGCATTTGATTCACTGCCGCTGCGATATCTGCCTCCGAAACGGCATTCTGAATCTCCTTAGCAGCATTGACCCATTCAGTTTTGGAAAGCTCGTTTCCTACAAAGCGGTCCAGGTGCCGCGCCTGCCACATCAGGCTGCGAAGCCCGGCAATCCTCTCCCCAAAGTTCTCTCCGTTTGGCATTCCCCATTCGCGGTCGGCGAGCCATGGAATTATGCCGTCCCACCTTGAAAACGCGTGATCGCGGTCTCTGGGAATGGGCCTGAAAAGTTCACCATCTTTGTCCTTATACCCCGCCCATTTCCAATTGTCTTCATGTTTGCTCCAATCTCCTATCCACAAATCGAACATACGTGCACGGGCAAATTCGTGACGATCTACGCGGTTGTCGTGATCGTGATACAATTTTCCAAAGAGTTTGAAGCTTTTTTCAATGTCTTTGGCACCGCCAAAAATTTTATCCTTTTCAATTTTATCCGTCGGTCGCTCTTCCAGCATTCCGAACAGGTTTCCGTAATCTTCCTTGAAGGTTCCGAGCTTGTTGTCTTTGGGTAAAACAAACAATTCTGGCGAAGCGTGAAGGATGCCAATTTTGTCTAACAGAGGCGCTACGGCCAATGCACCATAAGGCTGCTGGGTCGAGGTCTGGTCTTTTAAAACCTGAGAAACAATGGTACCTCTCAACTCATAGCTGAGTGCGCGGAAAGGGTCTTTATCGACCGACCGGAACACATATTCCTTGCCATTCCCGGCGACCAGTTTAAGTGAAGTCGTTTGTCTGCCGCCCCCTTTACCATTGATGATAAGACCTTGAAAGGTGGTGTCCATGTCCAGGAAGGGGACTTTTACCGGCTTGGTCCAAGAATCCCGGTAGTGTTTGCCAAGCCAGGTTTCCTTGAAGTTTTTGCTCGCATATTCGCCCCCGCCGGCAACAATGGTATCGTTACGGGAGGCTACATCCATCTTGCTGGAAGGGCTGATGCTATTTTTGCAAGGCTGAAACAATGTGTTTTTAACACCCAAACCTCCATTTTCACAGGCCGATTGCATTAAAATGTCGCTATGCGCTTTTTCCAGTTTGTTATCATTGATCACGAAATGCTGATAGGCAACAGCCCCGTTTTCCTGGTAGGTAATTTCAATAAAACCACTTTTGGAGGAGGTCAGTGCTGCTTTTTTGCTTCTGGCAGCATAGTGACCAGAGGCAGGTGCTCCGCTGTTGATATAAAAATTCTCCCCTTTTTTGACAATGGACTGATTATGCTCATGACCCGAAGCGAAGATCAGGGAAGAGTAGTCTTGCAAAACGCCATCCAATTTGTAACGGAATGCGTCAAACTGCTCGTTGATAATGTCTTTTCGTGTTCCTACATTTTGCCGGAACGCTACCATTGCATTGCCCACAAGCGGCGGAAACAAATAGGAGGAAGCGGCAAACCTGCCTCCGTAATTTCCCAATGATTCGAGCGGAAAATGGGAGAGTACCATCACGTTCTTGTCATTTACTTCGTCCAGTGTCCCTTCCAGTTCTTCAATAAAATTATCGGTGTCCGCTATCGAGCAAACATCGGAGGAGGGGATCGGTTTTTCATGCGGGTGATTCCACCATTGGGAATTAATAATGACGATTTCCAGCGTGGGCAAGGAGAATGTCCACGGGCCTGGGCAGCCACGCTCAATGAAAACATGAAATCGGTTATGCTTATGCTGTTTTAATGTTTTTTCAAGCGCCTCCACTTTCTTCCAGCCGTCGCGGCCGGAATCCTGCCAGTCCTGGTCGCCCTGATTGAGCAGGATTTGCAGCTGGGGTGCGCGGTCGAGAATGCTATTTGCTTTAATTTTCCAGTTGCTGATTTGCTCATTGGAATACGAATCCGGAAAAATGTCTCCATTCAGCACCCAAAGCACCTGTCCCGGGTTACCGGCCAGGTATTGGTCCATCAAACTGAATAGCTCGTCAGGATTTTTAAAATCAGCCGTGTTTCCGGTGAGAACTACTTTCAGATCTGCCGACCGGGCCTGAAATGCGAATAAGATCACAGCTAAAAAGGCCGAGAAAGCTCCTAGAAGTGGAATGGCAAACGTGGACGTCGTGTGTAAATGTTTTTGCAAAGTCCCGGAATTTAAACGTTGAATGATTTTACAAGGTAGCACGATTTTGGACACTTGTAAAGGCCAGATTAACGCTGAATGTTGTATATATGAATTATAATGAGGTTTTTTAGCGTTAATTCCAATGGAATCTTAGTCAATGTATTTTAAAATAGTGCCCGCATGAAGCTTTTGCTCATCGAAGACGAACCCAATGTTATTTCACTCATTCAAAGAAGCCTTTCTGCCTCGGGGCACGAGATTACGGTAGCTATGGATGGCCAATCCGGCCTGGAAATGGCCCTTCGACACATCTTTGACATTATCATTCTTGACCTGATGATACCCGTCATCAACGGTATGGAAGTGTGCAGACGCTTGCGGCATGCCCAGTCTAAGACACCTATATTGATGCTGACCGCGCTGGGCACGACGGAAAATATCGTTTCCGGCCTGGATGCTGGCGCGGACGATTATATGACCAAGCCATTCAAGCTGGCTGAGCTGGAAGCCCGTTTGCGAACGCTGACCCGCCGGGGCAAAGAGCCGGATAAGGAAAAAAATCAGGATATGCTGGTACTGGGAGACCTTATATTGGATAAGGTAACGAAAACAGTTAAACGCAACGGGCAGCTGATTGACCTCACAGCAACCGAATTCAGGCTGCTGGAATATCTGCTCGAAAATACCAACAGAGTTTTGAACCGGATGGAGATCCTTGAAAATGTGTGGGATATCAATTTCAATCTGGGTACCAATGTCGTGGATGTTTACATTAACTATCTGCGGAAAAAAATCAATAAAAATCATCCCGTCAAGCTGATACATACGGTTTTTGGGATGGGATATGTAATCCGGGAGGCATATGAAGATTCAAAATAAAATTGCCGCGATCTTCACGGTCCTTTCGGCGGCCATTATCCTTGCGCTCAGCATTTTTATATACATTTTCGCCTCGGAGAGCATTGCGGAGAGCTTTTTTCACCGGCTGGAAGTTCGCTCGGACATTGTCGGCCACGCGGCAGCGGAAGAGAACAAGTCAAAAACATCGATGTATTATGACTTTAAGGAAAAGCACCTTGGCGATCTGCCTTTTGAAAAGCACCGCGTAATTTGGAGCGGAGATTCGGTCAAGACCCGGCATTTTAAAAAGAAATTGCAGCTAGCCGAATCATTTTACACCGACATTGCTGCGGGTACTCCCACGCGGTTTTTCAGGGGCGATACTTC
The genomic region above belongs to Dyadobacter pollutisoli and contains:
- a CDS encoding transcriptional regulator, whose protein sequence is MNTTIYEDRARELVSEILQIIEAKGLNLESALEEAGISQESANHFIRNKGVPSLSEFIALCQISGIQFHLPSIETPNTAM
- a CDS encoding aldo/keto reductase — translated: MSSTTKSASTFKVGGDIEINRVGYGGMQLTGKGVWGDAPDRDTAKKVLQAAVAAGVNFIDTADSYGPHTNEVLIADALYPYPKNLLIATKGGFERTGPNKWIVNGDPKHIKEAIEGSLKRLKLDVIDLWQLHRFDSKFPIAETLGPVVDAVQAGKIRYVGLSEVDVKQIESAEKVIPIVSVQNLYNLGNRQWENVLDYTVQRGMAFIPWYPLASGPDKLKSKITSIAEKHQATTAQIALAWLAKRASNILLIPGTSSLEHLNENLAAANIELSDEDFAALSQ
- a CDS encoding amidohydrolase family protein; this encodes MKLSLILGIFLAGTACAQDLVSNADREIVFTSVNVIPMDRETVLKDQTVVVKSGRITALGESSKIKYSKNALVVNAKGKYLTPGWSEMHAHVPAVDDLAPMKEVLMLYLANGITTIRGMLGNAKHLELRDKVRKGEILGPNFYTTGPAFSGQTIKTAARGIEQVKEEKAAGYDYLKLLPGLTKETFPAIAKTSRELGIGMVGHVSFNVGVWAAIDAGYSSIDHLDGFVEAITPGIDTLAEQETGLFGAWIAYSADTTKIPALIKALKEKNIRVVPTQAIAERWLSPLPASAYATDPDLKYMKPEEVKNWMNAKTGYTGNAKFTKEHAEAFVNIRRKLILACQKGGVQLMLGSDAPQVLNVPGFATHHEMKYLTLAGLTPFEALQTGTVNVADYLKKVDSGVIKTGNASDLVLLSGNPLEDISQTKNIEGVMIGSKWLPKSYLQAELKKLEKQ
- a CDS encoding type IA DNA topoisomerase, whose protein sequence is MKVCIAEKPSVAKDIANVIGANQRKDGYYEGNGYQVTWTFGHFCTLKEPHDYTERWKSWRLEDLPMIPSSFGIKLIDNAGAVKQFGVIEHLIQACEEVINCGDAGQEGELIQRWVLLKAKCSVPVKRLWISSLTEQAIRDGFEKLKDSEQYNNLYAAGSARAIGDWLLGMNATRLFTKKFGQGKVVLSIGRVQTPTLALIVQRQKEIDAFVSEEYWELKTIYRETEFTATIDRMRSAEKANKGLAYLLQHDFEITSFEKKEAKEGNPRLFDLTSLQVEANKKYGYSAEDTLKHIQNLYEKKFVTYPRVDTTYLSEDLHPKIEGIMRELTYYAQYTASILEKPIPKSKTVFDDKKVTDHHAIIPTGVLPNHISQDEKRIYDLIVRRFIAAFYPECKVSNTTVLGKVGQVEFKATGKQILEPGWRAVYANDASAKKEAADEEKVMPNFEVGEIGPHEPRVHQGKTTPPKAYTEATLLRAMETAGRQVEDEEMRELLKDNGIGRPSTRANIIETLFKRRYIEKKKKNIFATQTGMDLIDTIQNELLKSAELTGNWERKLRLIEKGEYGMETFKQELIQMVVDLTQEVKSNRTRAITIAEEVVVVEKEEKAKKEPKPKEPKEEIAIETLTCPKCKQHLLKKGKTAYGCANFQACGFKIPFEFLGKKLTDKHVFDLLSKGKTTKIKGLQIPGNPEAIDAKLVMNGDFNFEVG
- a CDS encoding SDR family NAD(P)-dependent oxidoreductase; translation: MLTYQNKVVIVTGAGSGIGSVIAEQYARQGATVVIWDRDADGLRHVQATLEKEGFRIISRVIDLTVPSDIVRAVKEEHDELGNIDVLINNAGLGRSNSPYNLPVEDWDYVINTNLRGTFLCSREVAKVMSIGQKGSIVNIASTRALMSEPNTEAYAASKGGILALTHALAISLGADRITVNAISPGWIETGDYQKLKPTDHIQHPAGRVGKPQDIAKACLYLTDPANDFITGINLVIDGGMTRKMIYED
- a CDS encoding Gfo/Idh/MocA family protein translates to MKESQDNRRQFIKNSVNTAASLMMLPALTNEVLASVPAQTAEPVPAVAMPPRIKFSVIGINHGHIYGQVEAVTRGGGELVSFYAKEADLAAAFAKRYPNVKQAQSEAEILDDKSIQLILSSGIPDERAPLGVRVMKSGKDYMVDKPGITSLEQLAQVRKVQKETKRIYSIMYSERLENRATIKAGELIKEGAIGKVVQTIGLGPHRMNGSTRPEWFFDKKRFGGIICDIASHQFDQFLFFTGSTKAEIVASQVGNVNHPQYPKFEDFGDTMLRGNGGAGYIRVDWFSPDGLKTWGDGRLTVLGTEGYIEIRKNIDIAGREGGNHLFLVNNKETQYIDCSKTELPYGRQLVDDVVNRTETAMSQEHCFLATELALKAQKNAQNVATLS